The following are from one region of the Sorghum bicolor cultivar BTx623 chromosome 2, Sorghum_bicolor_NCBIv3, whole genome shotgun sequence genome:
- the LOC110432720 gene encoding uncharacterized protein LOC110432720 produces the protein MASERAAVPPDVFASDLYKPSVDYKDDGGSDKPPSELGPDPKDSTVQEQEAIDIEPERPAPDDSLDWRYPLLQRLVDGTLPLDQAEARRVARRAKTFVLLDGEMYKRSPSGILMRCIPRQEGIKLLQYIHSGACGHHAAARTLVGNAF, from the coding sequence atggcatccgagcgggccgCGGTTCCCCCGGACGTGTTCGCCAGCGATCTTTACAAGCCTTCTGTTgactacaaggacgacgggggGTCGGATAAACCCCCAAGCGAACTAGGCCCCGACCCCAAGGACTCCACCGTTCAGGAGCAGGAGGCCATAGACATCGAGCCCGAGCGTCCTGCACCTGACGACTCGCTAGACTGGCGCTACCCCTTGCTGCAACGCCTCGTCGATGGCACTCTACCGCTAGACCAGGCTGAGGCAAGGCGTGTGGCTCGTCGGGCCAAGACTTTTGTCCTCCTCGACGGGGAAATGTATAAGCGCAGCCCCTCAGGCATTCTTATGCGTTGCATCCCACGTCAGGAGGGAATCAAGCTCCTGCAgtacatacactcgggggcttgtggccaccacgccgcagcTCGAACGTTGGTAGGAAACGCCTtctga